The DNA sequence AATATTTTGAAGAAGACTATTTTCCTTCAGTATTGTCATTTGAATAAACAGACTGACAAATTGTTGGGCAAGGTATCATCAATTTGAGTCCGAAAGTAGTTCTAGCATCAGTAACTATTGAGGGGAAATAAGAACAGCTTATGGAAAGCTCATGACTATCAATGCTTTAAGAGATGCTACCATTGTTAAATAAAAAGAATTGACGTTTATTGGATATTGAAAAACAGGACAAAATGATTATGGCAGATTGGCAGTTACAGGAGTTATTAAGAATGGATAGAAAAAGAGCACTAGCGCTATATTTGACTGGCTCCTTAGGGCAAGTTTACCTTACTTGTCTTGCCGTCTGGTTGCTGGGTCGTATAGGCATAGCAACGGGCTATTCATCGTTTGCTGGTTGGACAGCTATTGGGATAGGCGGAACATCGTCGGCCCTTTGGGGGATAGTGACTGTTAATAAATATAAAGTCATCAGCCTCAAAACAGTGCTAAGGGATTTCTTTTACATTAAGCAAGGTCCAGTAGATTATTTGTTGGTGTTCACATTTTTAGCTTTGAATTTTGTCCATGTTTTGATAGGCGGACAATTTCAGATCAATATCTGGTATTTGCCACTAGCGCTTTTCCTAAAAGCATTAGTGTTTGGCGGAATAGAGGAAATAGGCTGGAGATATGCCTTTCAGCCTATTCTTGAAGAGAAAGTACCCTATATTATCGCGACGGTTCTTACCTTTATGACTTGGGGGATATGGCATTTTGCTTTCTTTTATATTGATGGGAGTTTAGGAGACATGTCAGTAGCAACAGGTAGTCATTTCTGCCTCAGTTTGTTAGTCAATAGCTTTGTCTTATCAGCACTGTACCACAAAACAAATAGTCTGTGGATCTGTGCCATGACTCATGCCATGATAAATGTCTGTTCCCAATTAGCTGTTGGAGGGAATCAGTTTGTACTGTATGGTTGTCAGGCAATTATTCTAGTTTTGGCTATACTGCTCTCTATGAAAAACAAGCATCAACCATCACTGTTATAACCAACCTTGGTGATTCTTAATACAGTTTTATACAGTTTCAAATTCTAGCGTCTTGGAGCGGAAAGTGGTATAATACTGGCTAATTGTCTGTTGGGCTGGTTTGTCTGGTCCGACTTAGATAATGGAGTTTAGTATGATAGGAACGTTTATTTCATTAACACTGATTACTTTTATTGCAGCTGTCACCCCCATGGTGGCTCGTTTAATTCCTCGGCAGGTTGTGCCTGAAACGGTTATTCTAATAGCGGCAGGGGCGGTCTTTGGACCTCATGCCCTCAACCTTATTCATTCAGATAGTGAAGCCCTCGAGCTTCTGTCTGATTTAGGCTGTGCCTTCCTCTTTCTCTTGGCGGGATATGAAATTGATCCTAAGGTTATTGTTGGAAAAGAAGGCAAGAAGGGCTTTGGGACTTGGGTCGTGACCTTTGCTATTGGTTTAGGTGTCGCCTTTATCATGCCCGATATTGCCTCAGGGAAACAGGGCCTGATAGCGACTGCTTTGCTCTTTACGACAACGGCTCTGGGAACCCTCATGCCTATCCTTGAAGAACGCGGCCTAACAGGTACCCAAATCGGTAATACGATTATTGCTTACGGAACTTGGGGAGAGGTATCGACAGTCATTGCCATGGCCGTCCTGCTCTCAGCTCGGTCGACTTGGAAGACGGCGGCTATTCTAGGCGGTCTACTACTGATTTGTATTTGGCTAGCAGCTTTAGGAAATAAGGCCGTCCAGCGAGGCGGGGCCATGTATCAATTTCTTCACTCTAAGTCTGATACGAATTCCCAGATGACGGTTCGAGTAACGATCCTCCTCTTAATTGTTCTAGTAGCTTTTTCTGCTATCTTTGATTTGGATATTGTCTTGGGAGCTTTTGCGGCTGGCTTTGTCCTTCGTTTTGTTATTCCAGAGAATAGTCATACTTTGGAGAAGAAGATCAATGGGATTGCCCATGGTTTTCTGATCCCTCTCTTCTTTGTGATTTCGGGTTGTGGTATCAATTTAACAGCGGTAGCGGATCGTCCTTGGCTGCTTGTGGCTTTTATTCTGGCTCTCTTCTTGATTCGCGCCGTTCCTATCGTTCTTTCCCTATCCCTAGAGAAGGATACCGAACAGCGTTTGACTCTCCATAATCGTTTTTCTGTTGCCTTTTATTGTACGACAGCCCTTCCCTTGATTGTTGGGATTACTGGAATTGCGGTTAAGGATGATTTTATGACCAGTGACATTGCTTCGGTGTTGGTGGCAGCAGGAGCCATTACGGTCTTTCTCATGCCTTATTTTGGTGCACTCACCTATACAGTAGTTGATGCTGAGCCAATTTCAGCCGTGCGTGAAATTTTTCATTCTCCAAGGGACATCACAACGATTTTGAACAAGCACTTTGAGCAGGAAAGAGAACGGGCCCGTCAATATCAAGATTATGCAGCTAAGCGCATTGCTTGGGGGTTAGACACTATTCAAAATCCTGAGGAGCGTCAGGAAATGCGAGACTTGCTTGTGAAGAATCGAGAGGAAATCCAAGACTTTCATCAAGAGCAGTTGGAATTACGTAAAGACCTTTATGCCAAGCATACCGATGCTATCAAGGAAGTTTATCAGAAATATCATAATGGTCAATTGCCAAATGACCATTTCTTGCGAATCTTGGAAAATCGCCGTTATCAAAGAGATGATGAGTCTACTACTTAAGAAATAACTCTTGCTGAACTCCAATCTTATTAGATTTGGAGTTTTTTGCTATAAAGAAAATGATAGGATTTAAGGTGCTCCATAACGGCTAATTGATTAATGGGTACAACTCTTCACGTTTGGGCATACTTCCAAGCTTTGCTAGGCAGTCTTGGCAATAGTGACCTCAAGGAGCAGAATCAGGGTGTTGACAAGCATTTCCATGATCGCTTCGATCGGCCATCTTTGCTGGAACAAAATGGTATCACCTATCATTCTTGATAATATGCCGACAATATTTTAGTTCTAGATGGATAAAGAGCGATTAAGCTAATGCTTGATTGTTTTGAGGGATTATACTATGATGAAGTTAGTATAAGTTTATTGTATTTATATCAGCTCTGTTGAACTAGTTTTTTTCTGATTTTTGAGCCATTATTGATGTTTGCTTTAAAAATTTTCTATATCCGGTGAGGAGGAGACGCTATGAAAACTTTATCCATTGTCAATGGTCCACAAGCTGTTCCAGCGATTGTACAAGGCTGTATGCGAATGCCTGATTTGAGCGATCAAGATGCCGCTCAGGTTATCAAAACAGCCTATGAAGTTGGTGTTACCTTCTTTGATCATGCCACTTGTTATGGAGAAGATGGCGCTGCCGAACGCAAATTTGGCCAAGCCTTTAAGCTAACTGGCCTCAAACGCGAAGATATCTTCTTACAATCTAAATGTGGCTTACGTTTTGAACGTCAGGAATTCGATTGGACTAAAGAAAATATTTTAACCAGTGTGGATGAGAGTTTGGCACGTTTGCAAACCGATTATCTGGATTCTCTCTTGCTTCACAGACCGGATGTTCTCTTTGATCCAGAAGAGGTAGCCGAAGCTTTTGATGCGTTAGAACGTACAGGCAAGGTTCGTTATTTTGGTGTTAGTAACTTAATGCCTCTGCAAATTGAGCTACTTAAAAAGTACGTTAAGCAGCCGCTTATTTTTAACCAATTGCAGCTTTCTTTGGATCAGTCTCAATTGATTGATCAGCCGCTTTATATGAATAATAAGGAGACTGAAATGTCCATCAATCGTGATGGTGATGCGCTGGATTATTGCCGCTTGCACGACATCACCATTCAGGCTTGGTCTCCGCTTCAATCTGGTTTCTTTAAAGGAACTTTTGTTGATAATCCAAAATTCCCAGAATTAAATGCTGTTTTGGAAAAATTTGCCCAACGCGAAGGGGTGACAAAGGCTGCTGTCGCTTTAGCTTGGATTTTGCGCCACCCAGCCAAGATGCAGGTTATTATTGGCAGTATGAACCCGCAGCATATTGAAGAGGCCGCTCAGGCAAGTCAGGTAGTGTTGTCCCATCATGATTGGTATGAACTCTACTTGGCTTCTGGAAAATATTTGCCATAAAAAAATAATGAAGGCTCTGTTCGGATGAATAGGGCTTTTGTTAGTTTTGTTGGTAATGATACAACTAACAAAGGTGACTAAAATGGCATGAAAACTAGATTAACAATCATAAGATTTCATGCCTTTCTTTTTCTTTAATTTTTCGTTAACGCTTTCCAAGTTTTATCGCTATAAACTACTGTTTCTCAGTGTCAGTTTAGTCGCTAATCTGGTCAAGGTTGGGATGGTTTCATTATTAAGGATATGACGGTTGAGGACATCCACAGCACAGCGCCCCATGTCTTTAGTGTAAACGGTAACGCTACTGAGACTAGGAAAGACTTCTTTGGCTAAGGGGGTATCGTTAAAGGAGATGAGACTGACGCGGTTAGGTACAGAGAGATTGGCTTCTTGCAGGGCTCGTAAGGCTCCGATAGCTAAAGTATCATTGGCAATGAAGAAGGCAGCAGGGAGATTTTCCTTGAGGTCTTTAATAGCCTTTTTCATTAGCTGATAGCCTGATTGACTAGAAAATTCTCCCTTAAAAATGATTTGGTCATCAAGGATATTTTTTTCGTAAGCATAGGTTTTAAAGATTTTCAGTCTTGGATCGTTAAGCAATTCAGCGTTGTCGGCAGTCTTTTCTTGACCAGCAATCATGCCGATTTTATTGATACCTTTAGCAAGGAAGTAATCGATAACGCTGGTGACAGCATGTTCAAAATCAGTTGTCACACAGGAATGCCCAGCAGTTAAGGTGTCGCTGTCTACAAAAACAATAGCATTACGATAGGTTTCCAGTTCCTTAATTTGTGTCTGGCTGTATTTGCCAATAGCTATCAGGCCAGCGACCTCTTGGCCTAGCTGAATGGGTTCGTCTTGAAAGAAACGTAGGATATCGTAGCCCAGTTCTTGGGCTCTTTTTTCAACTCCAGTCCGGATAGCGTAGTAATAAAGGTCATTGAGTTCTTCTTCTTGGCTGTACCACTGGACGACAGCGATTTTTTGTCGAATTTTAGTAAAATTTCCGCTTTTTTGATGTTTGGTATAACCCAATTCATCGGCGACACTTAAAATGCGGTGTCTGGTTGTCTCACTAACAGAAAGTGTTTCATCGCGGTTGAGTACCCTAGAAACGGTAGCAGGAGAAACCTTTGCAAGCTTGGCAATATCTTTTAAAGTTGCCATTGATATCCATCCTATCTTTATTTTAGTCATAACCAGTATAGCACAAGTAATAAGATTAGTAAAAATTTAGTAAAATTATTGACGAAAGCGTTTTCACTGGATAAAATAAAATTAATAAAAATCGAATGGAGAAAATCTATGGATAGTACAAGTTTAAATCAAGCTTTTGAGGAAATTTTTAAGCAGCAAGCAGATGCTACCTTCTTTTCACCCGGACGCATTAACCTAATTGGTGAACATACGGATTATAATGGAGGTCATGTCTTTCCAGCAGCTATTTCACTAGGAACCTATGGTGCTGCTCGCAAACGGTCGGATCAGACTCTGCGATTCTATTCTGCCAATTTTTCTGAGGTTGGAATTATCGAAGTTGACCTAAATCATCTGGTTTATGACTCAGCAGATGGTTGGACCAATTATCCTAAAGGGATGATTAAGTTTTTACAGGAAGCTGGACATGTGATTGACACTGGACTTGACCTTTATGTCAACGGAAATATTCCCAATGGTTCTGGCCTCTCCTCGTCTGCTTCCTTGGAATTATTAGTGGGAATTGTCGCTGAGGAACTTTACCAACTCAAGCTTGAGCGTCTTGATTTAGTCAAAGCTGGTCAAAAGACTGAAAATGATTTTATTGGTGTCAATTCTGGTATTATGGACCAGTTTGCTGTCGGGATGGGAGCTGATAAAAGGGCCATTTATCTGGATACTAACACCTTGGAATACGACCTAGTTCCGCTTGATTTAGGTGATAATCTGATTGTTATCATGAACACCAATAAACGGCGTGAATTGACTGATTCAAAATACAATGAACGCCGGTCTGAGTGCGAAAGGGCAGTAGAAGAGCTGAACAAGAAACTTGCGATCAAGACACTGGGCGAGTTAGATGCCAAAACTTTTGATGAGTATTGCTATCTTATTAAAGATGCTGACCGCATCAAGCGGGCTCGCCATGCTATCTGGGAGAATCAACGAACCCTGCAGGCTCGTAAAGCTTTGGAGTCTGGTCAATTAGCAGAATTTGGCCGCTTAATTAACGCTTCTCATGTTTCCTTAGAACATGATTATGAGGTAACCGGTCCTGAGTTGGATACCTTGGTTCATGCTGCCTGGGAACAAGAAGGTGTTCTCGGAGCTCGGATGACGGGTGCTGGATTTGGTGGTTGCGCTATCGCTCTGGTCGCCAGAGATAAGGTGGGAACTTTTACACAAGTCTTAGAAAAGATTTATACCCAAATTATTGGCTATGCCCCTGCTTTTTATACCGCAGAGATTTCACAAGGATCACGTGTTTTATCACGTAAACATTAAGAGGAATCTAGAATGACAAGCTTAGTAAATGCTTTTGTAGAGAAAATTATTGCTAATAGTGATTACCAAGAGATTGACAGTCTCTATCTCCACAATCGAATATTGGCCTTGGTCGGAGAAGACGGCGTCAATAAAGAGAGCAGTCTGACGGATTTGATTGAACTCAAGGAAGCTTTGCTCCAAGTGGCCGTGGCGAATGGAAAGGTGGGAACTTTAACAGAAGAAAAGGACTGTCTGGGAGCAGAATTGATGAATTTTATCACCCCGGCTCCTAGTAAGGTCAATCAAGACTTCTGGCAGACCTATGGCGACTCTCCGACGCAAGCCATTGCTGATTTTTACCGACTAAGCAAGGCTAATGACTATATTAAGGTAGCAGCTATCGCTAAAAATATTGCCTATCAAGTGCCTTCGGCTTACGGTGATATTGAAATTACCATTAATTTATCCAAACCTGAAAAAGACCCCAAGGCAATTGCTGCAGCTAAGAAAGTTAAGGCGTCTTCCTATCCCAAGTGCCAACTTTGTATGGAAAATGAGGGATATCAGGGTCGGATTGACTATCCAGCCAGAGCCAATCATCGCATTATTCACCTAGATTTGTTAGGACAGGAATGGGGCTTTCAATATTCGCCCTATGCTTATTTCAATGAGCATTGTATCTTTTTAGATCGCCAGCATATCCCTATGCAGATTACAAGAAGAACTTTTGAACAACTTCTAGAGATTGTGGATAAATTTCCCGGTTATTTTGCAGGTTCGAACTCTGACCTACCTATCGTTGGGGGATCTATACTGACCCATAACCACTATCAGGGGGGACGTCATGTTTTCCCTATGGAGAAGGCAGAGCTTGATTATACTTTTTACTTTAAAGATTTCCCTGATATTAAAGCTGGAATTGTCAAATGGCCTATGTCGGTCATTCGTTTGACGGGGAAAAATAAAAGCCGCCTTGTGGCCTTAGCAGAAGAGATTCTCCAAGCTTGGCGACACTATAGTGATCCCAAAGTGGATGTAGTTGCTTTTAGTCAAGAAGGTTCTCACCATACGGTAACTCCGATTGCCAGAAAACGCAACAGCCAGTTCGAGTTGGATATAGTTCTCCGCGATAACCATACATCAGATCAGTATCCAGATGGTGTCTACCATCCTCATGCCGATGTTCAGCATATCAAAAAGGAAAACATTGGCCTAATTGAGGTCATGGGGTTGGCTATTCTCCCACCTCGTCTAAAAGAGGAATTGGTTGAGGTTGAAAACTATCTGATAAATCAGTATAATGAGATTGCTGACTATCACAAGACTTGGGCGGATGAGTTAAAAAGCTCTGTCAATGTTAGCGTTGGTAATGTGCATCAGGTCGTGCAGCATGCCGTTGGCCAAGTTTTTGTTCGTGTGCTGGAAGATGCGGGTGTCTATAAACGAAATCCAGATGGTCAACTGGCATTTAGACGCTTCCTTGAAACCATTGGCATAGACTAAGCAAATGAATCAAATGATGAAAGGGAGGGCTTAAGCCCTAGTGTATCTTGTAAAATGGCAATTTTAGTTCTTGGAGGAGCTGGTTATATCGGCTCTCACATGGTGGATTATTTGGTCCAAAAGGGGCAGGAAGATGTTGTAGTGGTGGATAACTTGGTGACTGGTCACCGGGCTGCTGTTCATCCATCCGTCAAGTTCTATCAAGGAGATTTAGCAGATCAAAATTTCATGCGGCAGGTTTTTAGGGAGAATCCTGACCTTAATGCTGTTATCCATTTTGCGGCTTTTTCTCTGGTGGCCGAGTCCATGGAGAATCCTCTCAAGTATTTCGATAACAATACAGCCGGGATGATTAAACTTTTGGCAGTCATGAATGAGTTTGATATCAAGCATATTGTTTTCTCGTCAACTGCAGCGACTTATGGCATTCCTGAAGAAATTCCCATTAAAGAAACAACGCTACAAAGACCAATCAATCCTTATGGCGAAAGTAAGTTGATGATGGAGACCATTATGGAATGGTCCGATCAGGCTTATGGTATTAAGTTCGTGCCTTTGCGTTATTTTAACGTGGCTGGGGCTAAGCCAGATGGTTCTATTGGTGAGGATCATGGACCTGAAACCCACTTGCTGCCAATCATTCTTCAAGTAGCTCAAGGGGTACGAGAAAAAATCATGATTTTTGGGGATGACTATGATACTCCTGATGGCACTAATGTGCGTGACTATGTTCATCCTTTTGACTTGGCATCGGCCCACTTACTCGCCTTAGATTATTTGCGTCAAGGCAATCCCTCTACCGCCTTTAATCTCGGTTCGGCGACAGGCTTTTCTAACCTGCAAATTTTAGAAGCTGCCCGCAAGGTCACAGGTAAGGAAATCCCAGCTGAAAAGGCTGACCGCCGGCCAGGAGATCCTGATACTTTGGTTGCAGATTCGACCAAGGCCAGAGAGGTTCTCGGCTGGGCACCTAAATTTGATAATATTGAAAAAATTATCCAAACTGCTTGGGCTTGGCATTCCAGTCACCCAAAGGGTTATGACGATAGAAATGCATGAAACGGTAAAAACTCCTAGTCTGGCTATACGTTAGCGGCTAGGAGTTTTTTTGTGATTTTATTCCAAAAATTCATAAAGAAATTTATTAGGAAACTCGCGGACTTCAAGTAGTCAACTACTGTTTTTAAACTGGAAAGGTGTAAAGTTTTTTAATTCACTCTTTAGGAGGGTTAGCTAATTTTTTCAGTTGCTCCTTGCGGAAGTAGCTGGGATTTCTCTTGAAGTATTTTTTAAAGACTTTGCTAAAAGCTAAAACATCGGTGAAGCCAACAGAGTGAGCAATCTCTGTTATGGTTAGGTTCGGCTTTTTTAGGAGGCTGGCTCCTTTTTCCATACGTACTTTTAGTAAATATTCTTTAATGGAGTAACCAGTTCGTTCTTTAAAGATTTTGTAGAGATAGCTCCGATTGAGATTCAATTTTTTGGCTATTTCAGAAACTTTCAGCGGTTGATCGTACTGACTATGGATAATTTTCAAAACCTGCCGATTATAATTTTCAATCTGTTGACCGGCATCTTGGTTAATTTGGGGAAACTCTTCCAACAGGCTAGCCAACAATTGGTAGAGCTGAGCCAAAAGCCGTAATTCATTGATTGTTGTTAAAGAACGATCATCGCTATCAAAAAGTTCCAATAATTGTTTCAGAATAGCCGAATCTAATGAAGAGTGGGCATAGTAGTCAGTCATGAGAGAAGTTTGTTGGAGGAGGGAATCTGCTCTAGATCCACTAAAGCCTATCCAAAGGTAAGTCCAAGGCTCTTTTCTATCAGCTTGGTAAAAGCTAACATGATTTTTAGGTAACAAAAATAAGTCTCCCGTTCCTAGAGATGCAGATTTTCCGTCTATCCGAAGGTTTCCCTGACCGCTAATGATAAAATGAAGGACATAGTTATCACGGGTGCTCGGTCCAAAAGAATAGCCAGAATCACAAGCTTCAGCACCATAGTGGTCAATATTGAGGTCAATGTGGTTGCTATCAAATTCATTGTAGGTGTTTAAAACATTCATCTTAGCCCTCCTTGTCTTTAGGCAACATTATACCATATAAAGGAAACATAGAACTATATAATAAAGCGCTTACAACGATTATAATAGAGAAGTAAACGAGTAGATTACTTAGGAAGGGTATGTCTATGGGAATTAAGATTGAAGGTAATCTATTTTATATAGAAGCGCAAACCTCTTCAATGATTATTGAACAAAAGAATTCTGATTTATTGTTAAGGCATCTGGGAAAGAAAATCTCCCAATATCATTTTTCTAATAGGGTTCATGAACGCGATCATGCTTTTTCTGGAAATCCCGATCCAAACGTCAGAACCTATAGCTATGACACTCAGCGACAGATTCTAGGGACTCACGGTTTTGGTGATTTTAGGCAGCCAGCCTTAGTCCTGCAGCATGGTAATAATGCTTTGAATCAGTTCAAATTTACCGAGGCTAGGGTCATAGAAGGCGTAGTGGTGGCCAGTGGCTTACCGAACCCGTATTCAGCTGAGGGGGCTGAAACCTTGGAATTAAGCTTGGTTGATGACCTTTCCCAAACAAGGGTCAAACTTTACTATACAACTTATTCTGGGCGAGACACCTTATCGACTTTTATTCGGATTGAAAATTTTTCTAAAGAAAAAGTTATCCTTCACCGTATCTTATCGACCATGTGTGATTTGCCAGCTGCTCCTTATGATGTAATCAGTCTCCAAGGAGCCTATGCCAGAGAAAAAACAGTTCGAAGGCAAGCGGTTGAACAGGGAACTTTTTCCATCAGTTCCAATCGGGGGGCTTCTGGTCATTCGCAGACACCTGCTCTAATTTTGTGTGAACAAGAAGCTAATGACTATTATGGTGAATCTTTAGCCTTGCAACTCCTCTATAGTGGGAATTTCCAAGCTTTTGTTCAGCAGAATCAGCTCAATGAAATCCGTTTGGGAATAGGCATTAATGATGAGAATTTTGCTTGGGAGCTAAAGCCAGGCGAGACTTTTGATACTCCTGTAGCCCTGATTAGCTATAGCGATCAAGGATTGACAGCTCTTAGCCAAGAGAGCCAGTCCTTTGTTCAATCCCACATCATTCCCCAGCAATTTGCAGATGTTGAACGTCCTATTCTCATCAATAACTGGGAGGCAACCTATTTTGATTTTCAAAAAGACAAATTGCTTCAGTTAGCAGATGAGGCCAGTCAGTTAGGGATGGAGCTTTTCGTACTAGATGATGGTTGGTTCGGCCATCGTTTTGATGATAATCGGGCTCTGGGTGACTGGTGGGTAAATGAAGAAAAATTGGGGGGCAGCTTAAACCAGTTGATTGCTGACATCCACGCCAAAGGCTTGAGATTTGGCCTCTGGGTTGAACCTGAGATGATTTCCGAAGATAGTAATCTTTATAGGAAGTATCCCGACTGGGTCATTCAGGCAGCTGGACGCAGCCACACCTATTCTCGCAACCAGCTTGTTCTAAACTTTGCAAACCCTGAAGTAGTGGAGTATATTAAGCTAACTTTTGATGATATCTTGCGTCGGCATGCAATCGACTATATCAAGTGGGATTACAACCGTAATATCACCAATGTTGGTAATGGTGATACCTATCTGGAGACACAAATGCAATCCCATGCTTACATATTGGGACTGTACGAGGTTATTGATTATCTGACAAAGAAGCACCCGCAAGTTCTTTTTGAGAGCTGCTCGGGCGGTGGTGGCCGTAATGACCTTGGAATGATGCGATATTTCCCACAAGTTTGGGCCAGCGATAATACAGATGCTATTTCTCGCCTGTCTATTCAGTATGGATCTTCTTATCTTTACCC is a window from the Streptococcus criceti HS-6 genome containing:
- a CDS encoding CPBP family intramembrane glutamic endopeptidase is translated as MDIEKQDKMIMADWQLQELLRMDRKRALALYLTGSLGQVYLTCLAVWLLGRIGIATGYSSFAGWTAIGIGGTSSALWGIVTVNKYKVISLKTVLRDFFYIKQGPVDYLLVFTFLALNFVHVLIGGQFQINIWYLPLALFLKALVFGGIEEIGWRYAFQPILEEKVPYIIATVLTFMTWGIWHFAFFYIDGSLGDMSVATGSHFCLSLLVNSFVLSALYHKTNSLWICAMTHAMINVCSQLAVGGNQFVLYGCQAIILVLAILLSMKNKHQPSLL
- a CDS encoding cation:proton antiporter, encoding MIGTFISLTLITFIAAVTPMVARLIPRQVVPETVILIAAGAVFGPHALNLIHSDSEALELLSDLGCAFLFLLAGYEIDPKVIVGKEGKKGFGTWVVTFAIGLGVAFIMPDIASGKQGLIATALLFTTTALGTLMPILEERGLTGTQIGNTIIAYGTWGEVSTVIAMAVLLSARSTWKTAAILGGLLLICIWLAALGNKAVQRGGAMYQFLHSKSDTNSQMTVRVTILLLIVLVAFSAIFDLDIVLGAFAAGFVLRFVIPENSHTLEKKINGIAHGFLIPLFFVISGCGINLTAVADRPWLLVAFILALFLIRAVPIVLSLSLEKDTEQRLTLHNRFSVAFYCTTALPLIVGITGIAVKDDFMTSDIASVLVAAGAITVFLMPYFGALTYTVVDAEPISAVREIFHSPRDITTILNKHFEQERERARQYQDYAAKRIAWGLDTIQNPEERQEMRDLLVKNREEIQDFHQEQLELRKDLYAKHTDAIKEVYQKYHNGQLPNDHFLRILENRRYQRDDESTT
- a CDS encoding aldo/keto reductase, translating into MKTLSIVNGPQAVPAIVQGCMRMPDLSDQDAAQVIKTAYEVGVTFFDHATCYGEDGAAERKFGQAFKLTGLKREDIFLQSKCGLRFERQEFDWTKENILTSVDESLARLQTDYLDSLLLHRPDVLFDPEEVAEAFDALERTGKVRYFGVSNLMPLQIELLKKYVKQPLIFNQLQLSLDQSQLIDQPLYMNNKETEMSINRDGDALDYCRLHDITIQAWSPLQSGFFKGTFVDNPKFPELNAVLEKFAQREGVTKAAVALAWILRHPAKMQVIIGSMNPQHIEEAAQASQVVLSHHDWYELYLASGKYLP
- a CDS encoding LacI family DNA-binding transcriptional regulator, which translates into the protein MATLKDIAKLAKVSPATVSRVLNRDETLSVSETTRHRILSVADELGYTKHQKSGNFTKIRQKIAVVQWYSQEEELNDLYYYAIRTGVEKRAQELGYDILRFFQDEPIQLGQEVAGLIAIGKYSQTQIKELETYRNAIVFVDSDTLTAGHSCVTTDFEHAVTSVIDYFLAKGINKIGMIAGQEKTADNAELLNDPRLKIFKTYAYEKNILDDQIIFKGEFSSQSGYQLMKKAIKDLKENLPAAFFIANDTLAIGALRALQEANLSVPNRVSLISFNDTPLAKEVFPSLSSVTVYTKDMGRCAVDVLNRHILNNETIPTLTRLATKLTLRNSSL
- a CDS encoding galactokinase — protein: MDSTSLNQAFEEIFKQQADATFFSPGRINLIGEHTDYNGGHVFPAAISLGTYGAARKRSDQTLRFYSANFSEVGIIEVDLNHLVYDSADGWTNYPKGMIKFLQEAGHVIDTGLDLYVNGNIPNGSGLSSSASLELLVGIVAEELYQLKLERLDLVKAGQKTENDFIGVNSGIMDQFAVGMGADKRAIYLDTNTLEYDLVPLDLGDNLIVIMNTNKRRELTDSKYNERRSECERAVEELNKKLAIKTLGELDAKTFDEYCYLIKDADRIKRARHAIWENQRTLQARKALESGQLAEFGRLINASHVSLEHDYEVTGPELDTLVHAAWEQEGVLGARMTGAGFGGCAIALVARDKVGTFTQVLEKIYTQIIGYAPAFYTAEISQGSRVLSRKH
- the galT gene encoding UDP-glucose--hexose-1-phosphate uridylyltransferase; translated protein: MTSLVNAFVEKIIANSDYQEIDSLYLHNRILALVGEDGVNKESSLTDLIELKEALLQVAVANGKVGTLTEEKDCLGAELMNFITPAPSKVNQDFWQTYGDSPTQAIADFYRLSKANDYIKVAAIAKNIAYQVPSAYGDIEITINLSKPEKDPKAIAAAKKVKASSYPKCQLCMENEGYQGRIDYPARANHRIIHLDLLGQEWGFQYSPYAYFNEHCIFLDRQHIPMQITRRTFEQLLEIVDKFPGYFAGSNSDLPIVGGSILTHNHYQGGRHVFPMEKAELDYTFYFKDFPDIKAGIVKWPMSVIRLTGKNKSRLVALAEEILQAWRHYSDPKVDVVAFSQEGSHHTVTPIARKRNSQFELDIVLRDNHTSDQYPDGVYHPHADVQHIKKENIGLIEVMGLAILPPRLKEELVEVENYLINQYNEIADYHKTWADELKSSVNVSVGNVHQVVQHAVGQVFVRVLEDAGVYKRNPDGQLAFRRFLETIGID
- the galE gene encoding UDP-glucose 4-epimerase GalE → MAILVLGGAGYIGSHMVDYLVQKGQEDVVVVDNLVTGHRAAVHPSVKFYQGDLADQNFMRQVFRENPDLNAVIHFAAFSLVAESMENPLKYFDNNTAGMIKLLAVMNEFDIKHIVFSSTAATYGIPEEIPIKETTLQRPINPYGESKLMMETIMEWSDQAYGIKFVPLRYFNVAGAKPDGSIGEDHGPETHLLPIILQVAQGVREKIMIFGDDYDTPDGTNVRDYVHPFDLASAHLLALDYLRQGNPSTAFNLGSATGFSNLQILEAARKVTGKEIPAEKADRRPGDPDTLVADSTKAREVLGWAPKFDNIEKIIQTAWAWHSSHPKGYDDRNA
- a CDS encoding AraC family transcriptional regulator — protein: MNVLNTYNEFDSNHIDLNIDHYGAEACDSGYSFGPSTRDNYVLHFIISGQGNLRIDGKSASLGTGDLFLLPKNHVSFYQADRKEPWTYLWIGFSGSRADSLLQQTSLMTDYYAHSSLDSAILKQLLELFDSDDRSLTTINELRLLAQLYQLLASLLEEFPQINQDAGQQIENYNRQVLKIIHSQYDQPLKVSEIAKKLNLNRSYLYKIFKERTGYSIKEYLLKVRMEKGASLLKKPNLTITEIAHSVGFTDVLAFSKVFKKYFKRNPSYFRKEQLKKLANPPKE